The genomic window GAATTTATCTGTttatctttcaaaaatggaGATAGAATTACTAAAATGTGAACCATCTCCATTCTCATACCATTGTTGGAACTGGTAAGACTCCATGTTGTTAGAAATTGATCGATACTCTCGATGTACGCCCTGTATATGTTAATGTTCATAGCGCTTAGCCCAGTAATTATTGCAGATTTAATAAAAGTTTTATCGCAGTTCAATAGCGGTAGCACGATTTTGAAGACTGATGTCGCAGACTTTATTTTCTGATGTTGCACGGTAAATATTTGTTGACTTTTCTTACGTCCATGCTGCGCGTTAGTTGCTGGGATGTACAGTTTCTGATCATTTGTGGATGTCAAGGAGCTACATGCAACAATAAGATAAAGTTTCCATTGGTTTACAACAGCTTCTGGCGaaatatctttgaaacGATCTGATACATTATTTGTGattgaaagaatcaaatCGTATAATTGTACCAAACGGATACATACTATGGATCTGCATAAGGCCATAGTTACCGGAGACTGTTCAAAAATGTACGTTAGCAATTTAGGAAATATTCTTTGCCAAAGAGCAGCATCTATACCATACTCGGATTCACAAATTCGAATCAACATGTTCTTTTTCGATTTCATAGTTAGTTTTACTAGTCTGGACTTCTCTGCTACACTCAATGATTGTTTCTCAGGTTCTAGTAATTTTGGAATGTCAAAAGATACTAACATATCTATAAGCCTAGACCCTGATTGCGCAACAagtcttgaagaagatctgGAATGACCTTTATCATACAATGATGACTTTTGGAGGAGAGCCTTATCGAATTTAGATGTTAATTGTAATATTCTAATTGCCAAGCGGCGAATAGCAGCATCCGCACTGCAGAGGAAAAATAAACCATTTCCTTCGACATCCTCTACAACTGTCTGAGTATTCTTCCATTCAATTTTATCTGATTCGTGAGAAACTGTATCGAAGGTTTTTTGTGCATTATTGGATCCATTCAAAGAGCCATCAGGGTCTGAATCTTTTGGATCATTTTTGGTGAAGTCCTCTAGCCAGCACTCCAGTAGTTCCACATATAGTTCAAGCAAAATTTTATACTCCGCAGAAGAAAGGTAGTATAAGCTGTACCGCGATTGCGTTTTctcatcaaaatcaaatgaATATTTAGCAAACCAAGTTATCAAAGTGTAAGGATTCTTTTTAGCCGCAAGAACTTTAAGGGCATTTTGTGCACTAGTTGCGATAAGCTGATCAGCATGGACAGCATTCCTTGATAGAATTTCGATTGTTGACTTGAATGGTATACTTTGTGACACTGATAAGCAACAAGGTAACACCTCTATAAGGGTTGCGAAGAGTGCCATATTCAGACTTCTAGCATAATTGGCgttattttcattattgaTACCAAATCCAAAATTAGTTATACTGGAGAAAGGAGTTGAAGGTTGACGTCGATGTTCATTCTCTGGAGACCAAACTTCAGATCCAATATTAGAATCAAGTAACATGAAAAGTTTGTACAAGTATTTTACAAGTTCTTCATGGTTTGCCCAATTCTTATCTGTTTGATGGATGGAAATTTTATTTAAATCCACTTCATAGAATCTACGTTCAGCGTCCGGGAACGATGgtctttcttttgtcaTTAAAAGACCTCTATAAGTGTTGATGACTAAGATCAACTTTTCATGGACAATGTTTTCTAGATTTATGCCATTAAAAGATGATTTTACTAAATGTAAAAGGACATTTTCAAAGACAAATGTTGGGTGAACATACCCAACAGTTACAAACACATCACATAAAGGGTTGATTATGTTCATATCAGTAGTAATCCAgttctccttcttttttgtaCTCAAAAATAAGGAAAACAATTTAGTCAATGTTTTATCTGTATTATTCAACGTTTCTGTGCATCGAAATAAATAAACCCAAATTAAACGGGAGAGCCCCATAGAGAAAGCCACGCGATCCTGTAAGGATTTTGATTTAATCTTAGTGATGTTCTTTTCTATCAATGGAAGCCAgttctttgaaaataattCAGCATTTGCAACACACAAAACTGCTACGGTCAATTTAAAAGCAAGTGTCCAGCATTTGCTGTCAGATTGCATTTTTTTGCAAGTAGACAAAATCGATGTCATAGCTTCAATCCAAGTTGGGTGGTTAACTTCTGCTGTCATGTCCCCTGCCAAAGGTAAAAGAAGTTGACTAAGAACCTCGGCATATGCCATACGAATGGATTGGTTTTGGGATAAGCCAAAGAATTTAGATATAGACTTGATGAAGCCTGCACTTTCCTCGAACATTTCCAGTGGGaaattttttaatttcaaGTATGTCATCCCCAATATTAAAATATGAATAGAGGGTTCTTGATCACGAGGAATCTTTGCTGGTACTTTTTCAAGGTCCGCAATAAATTTGTCACTcacagaaacaaaatttTTCTCGCTCATCCATCCTAAGAGCTCAGCAAAAGAGTTCCAATTTGCCGACTTTATCAGCGTAgatgataaagaagaaggatcTGTTGTTTTCAATTGTGTGAATACAATGTTTTCAAGCTTTGAGCTTAGCTCGTTATCGAAATTCGTTGGGTTTTGTTTGACAATTTCGATCAATACACGGCATAAAATGTAGATGGTTATTAGTGACTTCCGGTCAGCCTGGAAAGCCATGTCTCTTGCTCTTTCGACTTGACTTTGTAGGAATGATAATTTAGGGTCTATATTAGAGCTAATGCTTGCAGAAGACTTCGAAGAATTATTACGCTTGTGTGTCAGTCTGCTACTTGAGGAACTCAAAGATTTCGAATGTGTTTTTTTAACCGCGAATCCCGGGTCATTTTCTCTGATATATTGGTCGTATTCTTGTAGAACTTTATTAAGGTTGTCTGCCGCTAATGAAGCTACTTCTGATTTGGTCTTTCTCCAGAACATCATTGCATCAATAACAGGtttggcatttttttttgaaatatatcCTAGTGATTCTATAACTTTATCAAATTCACTATCCTTACCTTCACCTAGTATATCAATAATTGGGGGTTCCGTATCTCTAGGATATTGTAGACATAAATTTAGTTTAGTTTCAGCAAATCTAACGAATTTTGTGAAGAGGATATGCAATGCATACTCAGATGGACTCTTCCAGTCAGTTGCTGCCTTCTGCCTTAACCCTGCAGCATATTCGTctggaaaagaagatgcGCTATTAGCCGATGCTGGACCGGGATGTGGTTGATTTGATGTCACTATGGCAGAGACTCCTttatttggatttggaacTGACATTGAATCTTGGTCAGCAGTGCTAGAACTCCTATTCTCAACAACTTTCGTCTTATCAATGTTGTATTCATATTGAGTTCCATTATGTTCAACATATGGTATGTCTATTACATTTACAGCTTGTTGGCTACATTGCTCGATGTTAGATCCCATAGTTGTGGGATCAGCTCTTATGTCCTGAGGTTGTGCCTGTTGGCCAGATTGCATGTTTTCTCTTGGAAATTTAAAATCCATTGAATCACTGTTACTTGGAGCTTGTTCTAACACTCTATTTTCCTTTCCCAAGGGAGGGAACATGAATCCAGAATTCATTGCAAGATGAATACGTTTTGCGAACCTTGGATCAATGTTGGTACTGTTTGTaaatttgatttgatcttCCAACAAATCTTAGTTAGGTTAAAGTAAATCACTAATTCGGCTTTTCGATGTTTAAGAATAGTCCAAGTACAAAATACGGTCTATGTGCCTAGTATATATAACTCTTTTAATGTTCATAAGGTGGAACTAATCACCGTTCTCAGCTAAACATGTCAACACTAAGGTATCCCCATCTGTAACACTTACATAGTTTCTATGTTCGGTCACATGATACGAATATTCTGCGGGTAACGTAATATAAGGAAATGGCACTGTTATAAAACTGCTATGAGGACAACTACGAGAATAATGTGCAGCAGAATTAGAGTGCAGTACAGTCATTAGCGAATTGATCCATATGAAGTCAACATAGATTCTACGGTAGGTCGAAATGTCAGGACATTATTCAGAAGACGATTTGAAAGCTGAAATTGTGAGTTTCATGGCCAACATAAAGGTCAATACTTCCAAAGCAGATAAATTAGCCAAGAAAATTGCCAACCAAGTAACGAATGAGAATGTGGAGTTGCTTAGAATAGTACTATTGTTACGTGACTATTTGACTTCGGAGGATAATACCATTAGACAGAATGCGCTCTGCTGCTTGTCTTCTATTTTAGCAGCCGTATCACCTTCCGTATTAAAGAACAACGATGTAACAGTAATATTTGATTTCTATCAAAGCAAAATGGAAGACTCTGGATGCATGAAAGAGACTTTGCAGGGTATCAATTCATTAGTATTGATGGAATGCTTCTACAGTAGTCATGTTAGAAAGTTACTCGATATACTAGCAAATGATTATCAACCTACAAACTTTCTAGCAGCAACTAGATACTTTGGGTTTAATATAATGGATAATATATTAGCGAAATTTAAGGCCCAAATGTTAGAGAACGATGAATTGAATGACAAATTTATTGAAACTTTTATTCGTGTTGCCACCGGTGAGAAAGACCCTCGAAATCTATTGATATCATTTCGTTTGAATAAAGAGATCACTACCGGTTTGAATAACATtgataaattcaaagaggaattatttgatattctattttgttattttccCATAATGTTCAGGCCGCCAAGTAACGACCCTTATAAAATAACTAATGGCGATTTAAAGCTAGCTCTAAGAAATGCTATAAGCGCCACtgaaaagtttgaagaagatgccTTTGGTAACCTTCTTGATAAACTAACTGCGTCATCACCTAGCGTCAAAAACGATACAATAATGACCATCAAAGCCTGTTTGGACAATTTCAGTGGAACTTCTTCCCTAAAGCATTGGCTTCCTATATGGGATGCTTTGAAATTTGAAATAATGAATGGAACAGACCCAGAACCATCTCTACTAGATGTAGGAGGGGCTATTgagaattcttcttctaaacAAGAAGAGTCTTTCAATAACTATGCCTCATCCTTGTCCGTTATTAcatcattatcattgaAACTTATTTTGTTAGATGAGCATGCATTCGATAAATTCTTCATGCATATCTTTGACGAGATCATACCAAATTTTAAGCAAAACAAAGATCTAAAGCAATGTTGCGATCTTCTTGCTTCTATCTCCAAAGTAAATTTGCTGACATTCAATAAAgttattaaaaaaatattccCCGTATTATTCATGGAGAAAGATTTAGACGTCaccaaacaaaaactccTTCTATTAAACTTGGCACCATTCTTCGATGCGTatatttctgtttctaCCCTGGTGGGTGAGGAAGTCTCGCAATTCTCGGTTAAAAATGAATTACGTGTCTATAAAGATGACGTTGTTATGCTTTTGAGTAAATGTCTAACAGgaacttcaaaaagtgAAGTAACTTTGAGAACATTATCAATTGTTCACTTTACTACTCTTGTTAAAATGGATGGATTCTTAGATGCTGAAGAAATTGCTATGGTTGTTCAATATTTTACTGAAACTATATTGACAGATGATAACAAGAATATTTACTGTGCCTGTCTAGAAGGGTTAAAATTTATTGGTTCTATCAATGATGCGGTTGTGTATGATGtgtctttgaaatatatgtTGGATCTACTTCCTATTGACGAGGATTCAAAACATCTTACAGTAATTGGTACTGAGACTGTTCCCCCCGAAAGAATTCTAAAGGTAATCCTTGATTTTACAACTTCGAGACACCATTTGGTAAAAGAGAGTATAGTTGCTCTCTCTATAAAACTAAAGAATATCGTTAAAAATCCAACTAATTCTAATTACTGCTTTCTGGTGCTATCATGTTTGGATTCCCTTTTGCAGAAtaatgttgaaaattttgaagaagggaCCGGATCATATCTAAAAGCGGCCATTGAGAAAATTATAATAGATTGTGCACTAGATAAAGACGTGATATATCTCGATGATCACTCTTTGACTCTATCTGCacatattttattttatttgaaCTTGAAAGCGGATATCCATACTCACCAGGATATATTAAACTTTTATTATGAGCGCTTTGTTGAACACGaaaaaatttttgaatCACCAAAAAGATCCATAGTAGTTTATTCTAGGGTGTTGTCTGCATTGGATAAATCATTATTGCCTTCTTCAGTTAATGCTATATTCAGGAAAACCATCaatcttttggaaagtGATGAGAATATGTCTGCACTTGAATCCTTGGGATACTTAGAATTTTTAGCTTTACTATCAAACAAATGGCTTACCGAAAAATTCATTGACGATACCCTTGACCTTCAAAATATATCCATGAAAAACTTGCAAATTATATTTTGGGTTAATAAAGGATTAGTAATGAAAAACTCTGCGTCCGCAATTGCGTTAACAGATTATTTATTTGGCCTTTTAGGGAACGAACAAATCGGTAACAAGGTTGCTCAACTTTTCGAAATTCTAGTTTTAGATCTTccaatatttgaaaaattcaagaaagtATCATGGAATAACAATGTCAGATTGTTATACAAGcagaaatttttcaatcaTATTGCAACAAAGATGGTAGAATCTTTCAAAGCAGCCAAAGTAATGACAATTAAATCGAACTATTTGACTGGCCTTTCTTTAGTGTTGAAGAACACGCCATCTACAATTACGATATCCTATATCAAAGATTTGTTGCCACTTCTCCTACAAGCTCTACAACTTGAAAATGGAGAAGTAAGACTTTCCTCCTTGCAGACCCTAAACGATACCGTCGAAAAAAACCCACAATTGATTACTGAGCATGTTCATACATTAGTTCCGTTACTGCTCGGCTTGATATCACCATCCAAGTATAATAATGCTAGTGTCAGATTGCTGTCACTTGAAGTATTGCAGAAATTCCCAGAAAATGTTCCTCTAAATTATTTAATTCCTTTAAAAAGCGATATTATAATGAAGCTACAGATTGGATTGGATGACAAGAAGCGCAAAGTTCGTAAACAATGTATTGATACAAAGCAGACCTATATAGAGTTGGGACAGGTTCCTTTTGAATGAAAGCAATGAAAGTCTGCAAACCCTTTGATCTACTCATCCGTAtgaaataatattatattaataaaaaGATAAACTTGTATATATCTATTAATAAATGAAATGATAGTTTTGATGACTGcagaaaaaagaatagaaaCATATATCCCACATTTCATCGAATAATGATAAATTCAGtagtcttcttcttccgaATCTTCCTCGTCGCTTGCTCCAACTGGGGCCAATCCTGGAGTCAAGGATTGATATCTGTGATCCACGGTGATGGTGGAAAGCTTCTCCTTGaaatccttctttttctgttttcttgATTTAGTTTTTCTTGCCTTACTAGATGTGTCTGTGTTAGCTAATATCTTGGATTGTAGATCAAGtaattcatcttcttcctccaaATCCCAAGTCTTCAGGTTTTTAATGTTTCTCTTCATAAGTTTATCTAGATATCTCTTCTCATTATCGGTGAGATTTCCGGATTCTTGATGCTTTCTTAAAATTGCTAATTTGACCTTCTGTTCGATTTTCTCTTggtcttcttttttccccGCTATCTTCTTTCGTAAgactttcttctcttttctcttaaTCTTTTGTacatttctttcttggattgctgtccttttctttaagtTATGATCAATCATTTGTGCTTTCGAACCTTTATCTCTTTTCGACCTTTTCTTATCCGTATTCACCAGTGATGAACCAGGAAGCATATTCCGCAACAATGAATTAACTGCAGTTGTAGCATGTAGATTGGTTAACGACGACATATCGATTCTACTATAtcaaagaaggaaatggtgaaaaacaaaaatgagTTATAACACAACCTTGTTTGGCTGGGTTTGATGTCTTAGTGAGTTTTACTCTCGTTATTAAACCAAACTTCTTGTGTCTCTGAGgtcatctcatcgctctTACCGACTCTCTTCAGtattatcttttttttttttttcatacATTAAAAGAAATTACAAGTGTGAAGTGTATCACGTGCATTTTGGCATTACCCGCTTTCTGTATACTAACAACACCAGCGCATTTTActtaaaaaataaacaaaatcaaCGAATTTATGAAAAGAGGATAAAATTGAACACTATATGGAAACAGAGGTTTTGACACCAGAAAAGTGCGAACTacgttttgttttcaatacGGTCACGGCGGCTAAAAAATAGACATACGAAATTGAACAAGCAAAATCAGGGCTGAAGACTTGCTAGACTTGTAGACTGAACTCGCTGTGGCAGCTattattttggtttttaCGTGTACACATTTTGCCCCCTTCAGCGAATCTCGAATTTTCGCGACAACGTTAATAATTGAAGGCAAACCATCTTCTAATAACAGAGCACAAGTTAAGTACTACTATCATAATGGATCAAGTTATTCCCTCTAACAGTTTAAGCTTGGCTCCTCAACAGAATCCAATAGTCGAAAACAAAGACACTGCTAATGGAATTAATGATGGAGACTCTATGACTTTTGATAACGGTAACAATGTCAACTCATATAATCATGATGACGATagaaataatatcaataaagGAATTGATGGCAAACAATTATCTTCGGTTTTAGAGGAGATGAACAAAATTGAGAGGATAATTCTTCCACTTCCGGAAACAAAAGAGCAGTTGGAAGATTTAATATATCGTTATAGATATATTTCACAGTATAGAGATCATAATAAACTTGAAGTTGAGGCTATTGAACAGGTATTTGCTCAAATCTCCGATAAGCAAGACaagttcaaagaagaactgCTGAATTTGAGAAACAATGCAGTAACAGGGGTGCAATGGGATGAGAATCTATTAAAAGAGCAATTAATCAGCTTACAGCTATTGAGCAAAGATGTGAATATTCCTGATAACTTTCTTCATGAGTATAACGCTTCAtccaatgaaaatgatagCAGTTCAAAACACATCCAATTGGAAAGAATTAAACTCTCAATTGACTTATATGAGTCCAGTAAACTCTTAGGTTTGCCGGATGCTTTAACCACATTGGGAATAAAGCGTGGTAACAATACTGCCCTCGGAGATTGGGAATCAGAAAAAATTATCTCTTCGCTAATAGCAAGTAGAATCAAATTCCTTGAGAATCTTCCGGCCAACTTAGGAACGTACTCATTAAACGATGCTTTAGATTTCATTACAAAAGATGATATTCCTACTAGCGTTGATGATTTTAAGATGCGAGCATTAGTGGAGTTGAAGTCTTTGAAATTATTGACGAAGCAAAAATCGCtgagaaagaagttaaTTGAGAGCGTTGCATCTAAGTCTCATAACATTGTTCCGTCTTTACGCGACTCTCCATACACATTAGCTGCTCAAAGATCCATAAACGTTAGGCCAAAAACTATAGTTCCTCAAACTGCAAGATTGGctgaagaattggaaagaCAAGAATTAGTCGAAAATAGGAGACGTGAAAGAAACTTGCGTTTACAAAGAATTAATAATACTGTTAATGGAATTAACGAGAGGCTTGAAAATGAAACTACACACCGTGATCGCTGCTACCAAATGGGTAAATCCATAGGTAACTTACATGGTCATCTTGAGAAAGATGAACAACGGAGAATGGAAAGAACTGCAAAGCAACGTTTGGCAGCTTTGAAATCTaacgatgaagaagcatATTTGAAATTGCTTGATCAAACAAAGGATACGAGAATTACTCATTTgttaaaacaaacaaactcTTTCTTAGATTCTCTAGCACAAGCTGTTAGAGTCCAACAGAATGAAGTACGTATCAAAAGAGGCGAAGAAATCCCTCCAATGACCGATgaggaaagagaaaaaatagATTACTACGAAGTTTCCCATAGAattaaagaacaaattgaCAAGCAACCAAGTATATTGGTTGGAGGTACGTTAAAGgaatatcaaataaaagGTTTAGAATGGATGGTCTCCTTATATAATAACCACTTGAATGGTATTCTTGCTGACGAGATGGGTCTAGGTAAGACTATTCAGTCCATCTCATTAATCAGTTATTTGTACGAGGTGAAAAATGAGAGGCAGCCCTTTTTGGTTATTGTGCCTTTGTCTACCATCACTAATTGGACTATTGAGTTCGAGAAATGGGCACCTTCGTTGAGAACAATAGTGTACAAGGGAAATCCTAACCAACGTAAAGCTTTACAACATCCGATTAAGATGGGAAACTTTGATGTGCTATTAACAACTTATGAGTATATTATTAAGGATCGACCACTTTTGGCTAAGCACGATTGGGCCCATATGATTATTGACGAAGGTCACAGAATGAAAAATGCCCAGTCAAAGTTATCATACACGTTAACTCACTATTACAAGTCAAAAAACAGACTAATTTTGACAGGTACTCCATTGCAGAATAATCTTCCTGAATTGTGGGCTTTATTgaattttgttcttcccaaaatttttaattcttccaaaacaTTTGATGAATGGTTTAATACTCCATTTGCAAATACTGGTACCCAAGAAAAGCTTGAAATGACAGAGGAAGAAACTCTTCTTGTGATTAGAAGATTGCACAAGGTCTTAAGACCATTCTTATTACGTCGTTTAAAAAAGGAAGTAGAAAAAGATCTACCGGACAAAGTAGAAAAAGTTGTTAAATGTAAATTATCCAGtttacaacaacaactatACCAACAAATGTTGAAACATAATGCGTTTTTCATAGGTGCAGGAAGCGAAGGAGCAACTAAAGGTGGTATTAAGGGTTTGAATAATAAGGTCATGCAATTGAGGAAAATTTGTAATCATCCGTTTGTCTTTGATGAAGTCGAAAATGTTATCAATCCTTCCAGAGCTAACTCTTCTCTGTTATATCGTGTAAGTGGAAAATTTGAACTATTAGACCGTGTCCTACCTAAATTTAAGGCATCTGGTCACAGGGTCCTAATATTTTTCCAAATGACACAAGTTATGGATATTATGGAGGACTTTTTAAGAATGAGAGATCTCAAGTATATGAGGTTAGATGGTGGTACCAAGGCTGAAGATAGAACTGGGATGTTAAAATTATTCAATGCTCCAGATTCAGAGTATTTCTGCTTCTTACTTTCTACAAGAGCTGGTGGTTTAGGGCTAAATCTTCAAACCGCTGATACAGTTATTATCTTTGACACAGACTGGAATCCGCACCAAGATTTACAGGCCCAAGATAGAGCTCATAGAATTGGTCAAAAGAATGAAGTGCGTATTTTAAGGTTGATTACAACCGACTCTGTGGAAGAAGTTATTCTTGAAAGGGCCATGCAGAAATTAGATATCGACGGTAAGGTCATTCAAGCGGGTAAATTTGATAACAAATCTACTgctgaagaacaagaggagTTCTTGCGTAGGTTGCTAGAAGGAGAAACGAATAAAGACACTGAATTAGCCGGAGAGTtggatgatgaagaactcAATGACATTCTTGCTCGTAACGACAATGAGAGAATCTTATTTAAGAAAATGGATGAACAACGTGTAGCTgccgaagaagaagaagctatgGAGATGGGACTCAAAAAACCACTTCCAAGATTAATTACTAAAGAGGAGCTTCCACCTATATTCAGAGAAGATATCACGGATCATCTTCAAACAGAACctgttgctgttggaaggatcagagaaagaaaacggGTTTACTATGATGATGGATTGACTGAAGAGCAATGGTTACAAGCTGTagataatgatgaagatttggatgaaGCCATTGAACGTCAAAGGCTTGCTCGTGAGAGGCGccaaagaaagatgttAGGATTGGATAGTCAGGACAATAGTGTTGAACCTGATGAGCATGATTCTGTACAAAATACAGAGGAAACGGCAGTTCCTCCT from Kluyveromyces marxianus DMKU3-1042 DNA, complete genome, chromosome 6 includes these protein-coding regions:
- the TAO3 gene encoding Tao3p; this encodes MNSGFMFPPLGKENRVLEQAPSNSDSMDFKFPRENMQSGQQAQPQDIRADPTTMGSNIEQCSQQAVNVIDIPYVEHNGTQYEYNIDKTKVVENRSSSTADQDSMSVPNPNKGVSAIVTSNQPHPGPASANSASSFPDEYAAGLRQKAATDWKSPSEYALHILFTKFVRFAETKLNLCLQYPRDTEPPIIDILGEGKDSEFDKVIESLGYISKKNAKPVIDAMMFWRKTKSEVASLAADNLNKVLQEYDQYIRENDPGFAVKKTHSKSLSSSSSRLTHKRNNSSKSSASISSNIDPKLSFLQSQVERARDMAFQADRKSLITIYILCRVLIEIVKQNPTNFDNELSSKLENIVFTQLKTTDPSSLSSTLIKSANWNSFAELLGWMSEKNFVSVSDKFIADLEKVPAKIPRDQEPSIHILILGMTYLKLKNFPLEMFEESAGFIKSISKFFGLSQNQSIRMAYAEVLSQLLLPLAGDMTAEVNHPTWIEAMTSILSTCKKMQSDSKCWTLAFKLTVAVLCVANAELFSKNWLPLIEKNITKIKSKSLQDRVAFSMGLSRLIWVYLFRCTETLNNTDKTLTKLFSLFLSTKKKENWITTDMNIINPLCDVFVTVGYVHPTFVFENVLLHLVKSSFNGINLENIVHEKLILVINTYRGLLMTKERPSFPDAERRFYEVDLNKISIHQTDKNWANHEELVKYLYKLFMLLDSNIGSEVWSPENEHRRQPSTPFSSITNFGFGINNENNANYARSLNMALFATLIEVLPCCLSVSQSIPFKSTIEILSRNAVHADQLIATSAQNALKVLAAKKNPYTLITWFAKYSFDFDEKTQSRYSLYYLSSAEYKILLELYVELLECWLEDFTKNDPKDSDPDGSLNGSNNAQKTFDTVSHESDKIEWKNTQTVVEDVEGNGLFFLCSADAAIRRLAIRILQLTSKFDKALLQKSSLYDKGHSRSSSRLVAQSGSRLIDMLVSFDIPKLLEPEKQSLSVAEKSRLVKLTMKSKKNMLIRICESEYGIDAALWQRIFPKLLTYIFEQSPVTMALCRSIVCIRLVQLYDLILSITNNVSDRFKDISPEAVVNQWKLYLIVACSSLTSTNDQKLYIPATNAQHGRKKSQQIFTVQHQKIKSATSVFKIVLPLLNCDKTFIKSAIITGLSAMNINIYRAYIESIDQFLTTWSLTSSNNGMRMEMVHILVILSPFLKDKQINSDEWILEKLSHYLKEMKVFLELEEVQQSFQYQPLRQYFAGFLSSFYTAIRTHDSCEVFFPFEARASCFNFLKEWCGYGQYTAIASQRYRIMANNYQKGSEEATFATALEFQRSKLEIVALECMIILCSSEVSKTIFGSDDMPIQMSFDIAGLLCWIDSLLHASNDKIKILGVRALKTLLEANSSNLQLLRDVLHQIKIQTSDTLIQHAYYSLFCEAVCKQDELLLTDDELIAFGLNGVVSNDKAMREHAIDLLSFIETKLYESSYARIFKERLSNQSKTVYKSTAQEISNIFSELLPQEVRLKVFARMTEYFHILPTELKQNILMMFVPWVNKFVLKSHDDLDTFMILNNTFALTIYSKNRYPMEVEQLWISLGKGNSFQNIHVVLDYIISTSINYRNPEFVKYAKEIVLFLTNVPGGMGIVDTLFHNLEPKHMIPTSKIAHEEPENNDKYSFIADIWSILDYHGKDVVFSKAQLSMIFLVNLLIIPNESVKARLPLLLHISVCLLDHHVPIIQDSACRILCGIINGLHPTHEKSVETVNLVKNRQMLWQYENLTKESGARSPRSMDIVIRNIIDIFSDIETLQVEWQRTSLKWATTCSVRHIACRSFQIFRSVLTFLDQEMLRDMLHRLSNTIADENPDIQGFAMQILMTLNAITAELNAAKLIDFPQLFWSVVACLNTIHEQEYIEVLSSLSKFVSKIDLDSPDTVQCLISTFPSNWEGKFDGLQQIIMIGLRSSSSWDISLQFLDRLNLLNDSQIIANKESRILYALLANLPRFLYALDTNDINENVIRGADCLISLCMANNEPSLSRIIDSMVKSKFRSKKDFMSQIVTFINSNYFPKYAPQALVFLLGLLFNSMDWVKIQTMQLLKNIFPLTDLSRPEFIGVGADFISPLLRLLLGELEPQALEVLNTIPKVSGSKMDKDVLRISMGNKDAKKVYNKTATLFGIPEESGWSIPMPALTAASTRHNVHAVFTTCTVIIGGETDATGSDVLEEIVEFHADGGYVQGTDEYGDIISVPEEKDPSLSHMWAELDNLGSFFTKSDFMQAEEEEEEEEEV
- the MET18 gene encoding Met18p is translated as MSGHYSEDDLKAEIVSFMANIKVNTSKADKLAKKIANQVTNENVELLRIVLLLRDYLTSEDNTIRQNALCCLSSILAAVSPSVLKNNDVTVIFDFYQSKMEDSGCMKETLQGINSLVLMECFYSSHVRKLLDILANDYQPTNFLAATRYFGFNIMDNILAKFKAQMLENDELNDKFIETFIRVATGEKDPRNLLISFRLNKEITTGLNNIDKFKEELFDILFCYFPIMFRPPSNDPYKITNGDLKLALRNAISATEKFEEDAFGNLLDKLTASSPSVKNDTIMTIKACLDNFSGTSSLKHWLPIWDALKFEIMNGTDPEPSLLDVGGAIENSSSKQEESFNNYASSLSVITSLSLKLILLDEHAFDKFFMHIFDEIIPNFKQNKDLKQCCDLLASISKVNLLTFNKVIKKIFPVLFMEKDLDVTKQKLLLLNLAPFFDAYISVSTLVGEEVSQFSVKNELRVYKDDVVMLLSKCLTGTSKSEVTLRTLSIVHFTTLVKMDGFLDAEEIAMVVQYFTETILTDDNKNIYCACLEGLKFIGSINDAVVYDVSLKYMLDLLPIDEDSKHLTVIGTETVPPERILKVILDFTTSRHHLVKESIVALSIKLKNIVKNPTNSNYCFLVLSCLDSLLQNNVENFEEGTGSYLKAAIEKIIIDCALDKDVIYLDDHSLTLSAHILFYLNLKADIHTHQDILNFYYERFVEHEKIFESPKRSIVVYSRVLSALDKSLLPSSVNAIFRKTINLLESDENMSALESLGYLEFLALLSNKWLTEKFIDDTLDLQNISMKNLQIIFWVNKGLVMKNSASAIALTDYLFGLLGNEQIGNKVAQLFEILVLDLPIFEKFKKVSWNNNVRLLYKQKFFNHIATKMVESFKAAKVMTIKSNYLTGLSLVLKNTPSTITISYIKDLLPLLLQALQLENGEVRLSSLQTLNDTVEKNPQLITEHVHTLVPLLLGLISPSKYNNASVRLLSLEVLQKFPENVPLNYLIPLKSDIIMKLQIGLDDKKRKVRKQCIDTKQTYIELGQVPFE
- the RRT14 gene encoding Rrt14p, whose translation is MSSLTNLHATTAVNSLLRNMLPGSSLVNTDKKRSKRDKGSKAQMIDHNLKKRTAIQERNVQKIKRKEKKVLRKKIAGKKEDQEKIEQKVKLAILRKHQESGNLTDNEKRYLDKLMKRNIKNLKTWDLEEEDELLDLQSKILANTDTSSKARKTKSRKQKKKDFKEKLSTITVDHRYQSLTPGLAPVGASDEEDSEEEDY